A single genomic interval of Bradyrhizobium sp. AZCC 1693 harbors:
- a CDS encoding alpha-amylase family glycosyl hydrolase: MAASFGALWWRTGVIYQIYPRSFQDTNADGIGDLKGIERRLDYLAGLGVDTIWISPIYPSPMADFGYDVADYCDVDSRFGVLADFDSLLSQAHARGLKILLDFVPNHTSDRHPWFVESRASRDNPKRDWYIWRDPAPDGGPPNNWISDFGGSAWEWDQATSQYYYHAFLKEQADLNWRNPAVKAAMYDVMRFWFDRGADGLRIDVLWHLVKAADFPDNPPNLAYQPAMGDLHRVLQLHSTDQPEVHEIAADMRAIADSYGASGRGERVLIGEIYLPVDRLLRYYGRERAEVHLPFNFQLIDAPWEARSLATLIAHYEAALPPGAWPNWVLGNHDRPRVAAKRGQAQARVAAMLLLTLRGTPTLYYGDELGLSDVAIPSAQVQDARGLREPGLALGRDPVRTPMPWNGSVNAGFTTAKPWLPLNDDWPIRNVARMAQEPHSILALYHQLLAARRAHPALAIGDFALLDAEGDVLAYERRHGAERLIVALNLGEHSHRLELPDWASDCRVLLSTVADAALAGDGAVLLRADEGVILTAD; this comes from the coding sequence TTGGCGGCCTCGTTCGGAGCACTCTGGTGGCGGACGGGTGTGATCTACCAGATCTACCCGCGCTCCTTTCAAGATACGAACGCCGACGGCATCGGCGATCTCAAGGGGATCGAGCGGCGGCTCGACTATCTTGCCGGCCTTGGCGTCGACACCATCTGGATCTCACCCATCTACCCCTCGCCGATGGCTGATTTCGGCTATGACGTCGCCGATTATTGCGACGTCGATTCGCGCTTCGGCGTGCTTGCCGATTTTGACAGTCTGCTTTCACAGGCCCATGCGCGCGGGCTCAAGATTCTGCTCGACTTCGTGCCCAACCACACATCCGACCGGCATCCCTGGTTCGTCGAGAGCCGCGCCTCGCGCGACAATCCGAAACGGGACTGGTACATCTGGCGCGATCCCGCGCCGGATGGCGGGCCGCCCAACAACTGGATCAGCGATTTCGGCGGCTCGGCATGGGAGTGGGACCAGGCCACCAGCCAATATTACTACCACGCCTTCCTGAAGGAGCAGGCGGACCTCAATTGGCGTAATCCGGCTGTGAAAGCGGCGATGTACGACGTGATGCGCTTCTGGTTCGACCGAGGCGCGGATGGCCTCCGCATCGACGTGCTGTGGCACCTGGTCAAGGCGGCAGACTTCCCGGACAATCCGCCCAACCTTGCCTATCAGCCGGCGATGGGCGACTTGCACCGCGTGCTCCAGCTCCATTCGACCGACCAGCCCGAGGTGCACGAGATCGCCGCCGACATGCGCGCCATCGCTGATAGTTATGGCGCCAGTGGACGGGGCGAACGCGTACTGATCGGCGAGATCTACCTGCCGGTCGATCGGCTGCTGCGCTATTACGGCCGGGAACGGGCAGAGGTGCACCTGCCCTTCAACTTCCAGCTCATCGATGCCCCATGGGAGGCGCGCTCCCTCGCAACGCTGATCGCCCACTATGAGGCGGCGCTTCCGCCAGGCGCTTGGCCGAATTGGGTGCTCGGCAACCATGACCGGCCGCGCGTCGCAGCCAAGCGTGGGCAGGCCCAGGCCCGCGTCGCGGCGATGCTGCTGCTGACGCTCCGCGGCACGCCCACCCTCTACTACGGAGACGAGTTGGGCTTGAGCGATGTCGCAATCCCGTCTGCCCAGGTTCAGGATGCGCGAGGGCTGCGCGAACCCGGGCTCGCCTTGGGCCGCGATCCGGTCCGCACGCCGATGCCGTGGAACGGGAGCGTGAATGCTGGCTTCACCACGGCTAAGCCTTGGCTGCCGCTCAATGACGACTGGCCTATTCGCAACGTTGCGCGGATGGCGCAGGAGCCTCATTCGATCCTGGCGCTTTATCACCAATTGCTGGCCGCCAGGCGCGCGCATCCAGCGTTGGCGATCGGCGACTTTGCGCTACTGGACGCGGAGGGCGATGTACTCGCCTATGAGCGTCGGCACGGTGCCGAGCGATTGATCGTAGCACTCAATCTCGGGGAACATTCGCATCGCCTGGAGCTGCCGGACTGGGCGAGCGATTGCCGGGTGCTGTTGTCCACTGTCGCCGACGCAGCGCTGGCCGGAGACGGTGCCGTGCTGCTACGGGCGGACGAGGGCGTGATTCTGACGGCCGACTAA
- a CDS encoding glycosyltransferase family 4 protein, with translation MRIAMLAPISWRTPPRHYGPWELVTSLLTEALVARGIDVTLFATKDSRTAGKLAGVCPAPYSEHPTIDAKVWEMLHVAHVFERAGEFDLIHNHADFVPLAFSRLVETPVVTTIHGFSSERILPAFKAYEDRVHYVAISDADRHPDLRYAATIHHGIRLEDFPFDPHGSEDLLFFGRIHPDKGAAEAIAAAGRAGRRLIMAGIVQDQDYHNEQVVPALNERSVVYRGPVGGAARTKGLGSARALLHLINFDEPFGLSVVEALACGTPVIACNRGSMPELIDDGVTGFLVNNVDEAVDAISRVGEIDRAVCRATVSERFTVDRMADRYLDLYRSLLG, from the coding sequence GTGCGTATTGCCATGCTAGCTCCAATCTCCTGGCGCACGCCGCCGCGCCATTATGGTCCATGGGAGTTGGTGACGAGCCTGTTGACCGAGGCGCTGGTGGCGCGCGGCATCGACGTCACCTTGTTCGCCACGAAGGATAGCCGGACGGCGGGTAAACTGGCCGGTGTCTGCCCGGCGCCCTATTCTGAGCACCCCACCATCGACGCCAAGGTATGGGAGATGCTCCACGTCGCCCATGTATTCGAGCGCGCGGGTGAGTTCGACCTCATTCACAACCATGCCGATTTCGTGCCGCTCGCATTCTCGCGGTTGGTGGAGACACCGGTGGTGACGACGATCCACGGCTTCTCCTCGGAGCGCATCCTGCCCGCCTTCAAGGCATACGAGGATCGCGTCCATTATGTCGCGATCAGCGATGCCGATCGCCATCCGGACCTGCGCTATGCAGCAACAATCCACCACGGTATTCGGCTGGAGGACTTTCCCTTCGACCCGCACGGCAGCGAAGACCTGCTCTTCTTCGGCCGTATCCACCCGGACAAGGGGGCGGCCGAGGCGATTGCGGCGGCAGGTCGAGCGGGGCGGCGGCTGATCATGGCCGGTATCGTCCAGGATCAGGACTATCATAACGAGCAGGTCGTGCCCGCGCTAAACGAGCGTTCCGTGGTCTATCGCGGCCCGGTGGGCGGAGCGGCCCGCACGAAAGGCCTGGGCTCAGCCCGCGCGCTGCTCCATCTTATCAATTTCGACGAGCCGTTCGGACTATCGGTCGTGGAGGCGCTCGCCTGCGGCACGCCGGTGATCGCCTGCAACCGCGGATCGATGCCCGAGTTGATCGACGATGGCGTGACTGGTTTCTTAGTCAACAACGTCGATGAAGCCGTAGATGCGATCAGCCGTGTCGGCGAAATTGATCGCGCCGTATGCCGAGCAACGGTGTCTGAGCGTTTTACGGTCGACCGGATGGCTGATCGGTATCTGGACTTGTACCGATCGCTTCTTGGCTGA
- a CDS encoding glycoside hydrolase family 130 protein, translating into MSQGIFLNRQALYLRPDPARVIVRPFKPATEPRDLNPTDKTRANHIVDRVLALDTEAVASQLADVLENFLGRHRNLLERFEARANEMEEAFAAHGSFSKIQRQLIGAYFLNEYSFEASALFNPSIVPHPDQSDAPKGGLRFILSLRAIGEGHVSSLTFRGGTFAADGSLTVDPTARLASSPRICNRVSGPDGDHVELIFKPEEELSERVIFPVTESQSNGIEDARFVEFSDGGGKTYYATYTAYSGRAIRSELIETRDFMSFRLAPLGGPAARNKGMALFPRKIGGKYAMIARQDNENLYLIYSDDLYTWGDGQAILKPEFPWEFVQIGNCGSPIELDEGWLLLTHGVGPVRKYSIGAALLDKNDPSKVLARSREPLLRPEPSEREGYVPNVVYTCGAMRHNDHIILPYAVSDTFSNFATIKISALMQAMKS; encoded by the coding sequence GTGTCACAGGGCATCTTCCTGAACCGACAGGCACTTTATTTGCGTCCCGATCCCGCGCGGGTGATCGTGCGCCCGTTCAAGCCGGCGACTGAACCCCGCGATCTCAACCCGACCGACAAGACGCGTGCAAATCATATCGTCGACCGGGTTCTTGCCCTCGACACCGAAGCCGTTGCCTCCCAGCTCGCGGATGTTCTTGAAAATTTCCTCGGTCGGCATCGGAACCTGCTGGAGAGGTTCGAGGCCCGCGCGAACGAAATGGAGGAGGCTTTCGCAGCGCATGGAAGCTTTTCAAAAATCCAGCGCCAGTTGATCGGGGCCTATTTTCTCAATGAGTATTCGTTCGAAGCCTCTGCTTTGTTCAACCCCAGCATCGTGCCGCACCCCGACCAATCGGACGCGCCGAAGGGCGGCCTGCGCTTCATTCTCAGCCTCCGTGCGATCGGTGAAGGGCACGTGTCGTCACTGACGTTTCGGGGCGGCACATTCGCAGCCGACGGCAGTCTGACCGTTGATCCGACAGCGCGGCTTGCCTCGAGTCCCCGGATTTGCAATCGCGTATCCGGACCGGACGGCGATCATGTCGAACTGATCTTCAAGCCCGAGGAAGAGCTCAGCGAGCGTGTCATCTTTCCGGTTACCGAATCCCAATCGAACGGCATCGAGGACGCCCGCTTTGTCGAGTTCAGCGATGGTGGCGGGAAAACCTACTACGCCACCTATACCGCCTATAGCGGGCGGGCGATCCGTTCCGAACTGATCGAGACCCGCGATTTCATGTCGTTCCGGTTGGCGCCCTTGGGGGGTCCTGCGGCACGCAACAAGGGCATGGCGCTGTTCCCGCGCAAGATCGGTGGCAAATACGCCATGATCGCGCGACAGGACAATGAGAACCTGTACCTGATCTATTCGGACGACCTGTACACTTGGGGCGACGGCCAGGCCATTCTGAAGCCGGAATTTCCCTGGGAGTTCGTTCAGATCGGCAATTGCGGATCGCCTATCGAGCTCGATGAAGGGTGGCTGCTGCTGACGCATGGCGTCGGCCCGGTGCGCAAATACTCGATCGGGGCGGCGTTGCTCGACAAGAACGACCCCTCGAAGGTGCTAGCCCGCTCCCGCGAGCCGTTGCTGCGGCCCGAGCCGTCGGAGCGCGAGGGATACGTCCCCAACGTCGTCTATACCTGCGGGGCAATGCGGCACAACGACCACATCATTCTGCCATACGCGGTGTCGGATACCTTCTCCAATTTCGCGACCATCAAGATTTCGGCGCTGATGCAGGCGATGAAAAGTTGA